From Pseudomonas sp. G.S.17, the proteins below share one genomic window:
- a CDS encoding DUF4011 domain-containing protein, translating into MSIKIEALIARKIGFASHQNAVPLVRELSLWNQSEQPFEELVLSLGTDPAFVEIRTWNIDRLNPGDRLSINERDIKLNAGYLAGLTESLGAEVVLRLSRGDELIVEQRVATELLARTEWGGLSAMPELLAAFCMPNDPAVDRVLKAASQVLRRAGKKDGIDGYESKSRTRTWELASAIWSAVCGFKLSYALPPASFEQQGQRIRPPGMILENGVATCLDTALLFAAALEQAGLNALLIMTKGHAFAGVWLQPQEFSQLLTDEASAVRKRLDLKEMVVFETTLATQAPVPGFSQAVAAAERQLDDEQFIMAIDVHRARMQKIRPIALAPGPNSPAEADATPPAVEGLEEAPLLPGFDVEINDSSDGPAGKLTLWQRKLLDLTTRNRLLHLPDSAKGVRLLCPDPAALEDLLSSGQRIRVLAVPDLNSSGRDSALYEQQNHESLVDEVARQALARGEVLASLEKTKLEATLIDLFRKARSDLEEGGANTLFLAIGFLKWKKSVDDPKSYSAPLILLPVKLERKSALSGVTLSLLDEEPRFNLTLLELLRHDFELVIPGLDGDLPSDDSGIDVEGIWNKVRRAVRDVPGFEVSTELVLGTFSFAKYLMWKDLNANAAQLLQSPLVRHLLERDAGGEDFAGSDDFPRPEQLDATVTPAQLFTPLAADSSQLSAVVASAGKHSFVLDGPPGTGKSQTIANMIAHNLALGRRVLFVAEKRAALDVVYRRLAEKGLGEFCLELHSSKASKVEVLKQLDRAWDVRDTLSTEEWQREADRLQTLRSRLNQMVEVLHRRWPNGLSLHQAIGRVVRDHGPATPRLAWSAGIEHDADQYAGLLDLARRLGLNGTAARDLSGKFGVLAQTQWSNAWQAQIVSSARELPQALDALISAAERILALTHLSLPVTEVAHLQQLNDLAGLLVECHGLNLSFAFAPDAIARIEAGRHACQLLADYRELEESLSLNYADEACRRVPVEAMRRDWQEAEGKFWFFANLGKKKVATQLALVGGAAGLPDVPGDLLIFERLQAQLLELDKLAPELQSIPGWNGLASDSARTLKAVVLAESLRARLRALVESPEQLIALRSAVSRLVIDANDMLGAGGQIATALATLQQAVARYDDAVRLFAELAVTQSEMLPSVAELRATCAAIEQQEGQLKAWCDWCRVREQAGEAGLAPLAQALEQGSLPPSAIEATFVTAYSHWFATVGIDGEPLLRTFVAAEHMSDIATFNRLDDELAKLTVRYIRAKLCGLIPSKNDIAKNSGFAILKHELQKSRRHKPVRQLAIEMGDALNRLAPCMLMSPLSIAQFLPADQPPFDLVIFDEASQIAPWDAVGSIARGKQVVIAGDPRQMPPTNFFNRSANAEDDDTAEDMESILDECLGAGVPSHSLSWHYRSRHESLIAFSNHRYYDSSLITFPAAETRASAVEWRRVEGVYAKGKGRCNQVEAEAIVQETVKRLTDPVFIAAGYSIGIITLNSDQQKLINDLMDAARQQYPQIEPFFQDSQTEPVVVKNLETVQGDERDLIMLGIGYGPTEPGAPVMSMNFGPLNKDGGWRRLNVAITRSRREMLVFSSFDPSMIDLNRTNARAVRDLKHFIEFAQRGPRALAEAVQGSVGSYDSPFEEAVAQGLRRMGWQVVPQIGVSRFRIDLGIVHPDRPGDYLAGVECDGATYHSAATARDRDKVRGAILRGLGWDLLRLWSTEWWVDKEGALQRLHAELSDLLEQSRDVPVAQHVDFPEPLEVNVEPAATP; encoded by the coding sequence ATGAGCATCAAGATTGAGGCGCTGATCGCCCGCAAGATCGGCTTCGCCTCCCATCAGAATGCCGTACCCCTGGTACGTGAACTGAGCCTCTGGAACCAGAGCGAACAACCTTTTGAGGAGCTGGTGCTGAGCCTCGGCACCGACCCTGCTTTTGTCGAGATCCGGACCTGGAACATCGATCGCTTGAATCCCGGCGATCGTCTGAGCATCAACGAGCGCGATATCAAGCTCAACGCCGGTTATCTGGCTGGCCTTACTGAAAGCCTTGGCGCCGAAGTCGTGCTGCGCTTGTCTCGGGGCGACGAACTGATCGTCGAGCAACGCGTTGCGACCGAACTGCTGGCGCGCACGGAGTGGGGCGGTCTCAGCGCCATGCCTGAGTTGCTGGCTGCGTTCTGCATGCCCAATGATCCTGCGGTCGACCGCGTGCTCAAAGCCGCTTCGCAGGTATTGCGCCGCGCCGGGAAGAAAGACGGCATTGACGGCTATGAAAGCAAGTCACGCACACGGACCTGGGAACTGGCTTCCGCGATCTGGTCCGCAGTCTGCGGTTTCAAGCTGAGCTACGCGCTGCCACCCGCCAGTTTCGAGCAGCAGGGCCAGAGAATCCGGCCGCCAGGCATGATCCTGGAAAACGGCGTGGCGACCTGTCTGGACACCGCGCTGCTGTTTGCCGCCGCCTTGGAGCAGGCCGGGTTGAATGCCTTGCTGATCATGACCAAAGGCCACGCTTTCGCGGGTGTCTGGCTGCAGCCTCAGGAGTTCTCGCAGTTGTTGACCGACGAGGCGTCGGCGGTGCGCAAGCGCCTGGACTTGAAGGAAATGGTGGTGTTCGAAACCACCCTGGCGACTCAGGCACCGGTGCCGGGTTTCAGTCAGGCAGTCGCCGCTGCTGAGCGGCAACTGGACGATGAACAGTTCATCATGGCCATCGACGTGCATCGCGCGCGGATGCAGAAGATTCGCCCGATAGCCCTGGCCCCCGGCCCGAATTCGCCAGCCGAGGCGGATGCAACGCCACCGGCTGTTGAAGGCCTGGAAGAAGCGCCGTTACTGCCCGGCTTCGACGTGGAAATCAACGACAGCAGCGATGGGCCAGCAGGCAAGCTGACGCTCTGGCAGCGCAAACTGCTCGACCTCACCACCCGCAATCGCTTGCTGCACCTGCCGGACAGTGCCAAAGGTGTGCGTTTGTTGTGCCCTGATCCGGCGGCTCTGGAAGATCTGCTGTCCAGCGGCCAGCGTATCCGCGTGCTGGCCGTGCCGGACCTGAACAGCAGTGGCCGTGACTCCGCACTCTATGAACAGCAGAATCATGAAAGTCTGGTCGATGAAGTCGCGCGTCAGGCGTTGGCTCGCGGCGAAGTGCTTGCCAGTCTGGAAAAAACCAAACTCGAAGCGACGTTGATTGATCTGTTCCGCAAGGCACGCAGCGATCTGGAGGAGGGCGGGGCGAACACGCTGTTCCTGGCAATCGGTTTTCTCAAGTGGAAGAAAAGTGTCGACGACCCGAAAAGCTACTCTGCGCCGCTGATTCTGCTGCCCGTCAAACTCGAACGCAAAAGCGCCTTGTCGGGGGTCACCCTGAGCTTGCTGGACGAAGAACCGCGCTTCAACCTGACGTTGCTGGAACTTCTGCGCCACGATTTCGAGCTGGTCATTCCGGGGCTGGACGGCGATTTGCCGAGCGATGATAGCGGCATTGATGTCGAGGGCATCTGGAATAAGGTGCGCCGCGCCGTCCGCGATGTGCCTGGGTTCGAAGTCAGTACCGAACTGGTGCTCGGCACCTTCTCGTTTGCCAAGTACCTGATGTGGAAAGATCTCAATGCCAACGCAGCACAGCTGCTGCAAAGCCCGCTGGTCCGGCACTTGCTGGAGCGCGATGCAGGCGGTGAAGATTTTGCCGGCTCTGATGATTTCCCGCGCCCCGAGCAGCTCGACGCGACCGTAACACCGGCACAGCTGTTCACCCCCTTAGCGGCAGACTCGTCGCAGCTCTCGGCAGTGGTGGCTTCTGCGGGTAAACACAGCTTCGTGCTCGACGGGCCGCCCGGTACCGGCAAATCCCAGACCATTGCCAACATGATCGCCCACAACCTGGCACTCGGCCGTCGCGTGCTATTCGTGGCGGAAAAGCGTGCAGCACTCGACGTGGTGTATCGCCGGTTGGCAGAGAAAGGCCTGGGCGAATTTTGCCTGGAGCTGCATTCAAGCAAAGCGTCCAAGGTCGAGGTCCTCAAACAACTGGACCGCGCCTGGGATGTACGCGACACCTTGAGCACCGAGGAGTGGCAGCGTGAGGCCGACCGGTTACAGACGCTGCGTTCGCGACTCAATCAAATGGTCGAAGTGTTGCATCGACGTTGGCCGAACGGCCTGTCGTTGCATCAGGCCATTGGTCGTGTCGTGCGCGACCATGGCCCCGCGACGCCGCGTCTGGCGTGGTCGGCAGGCATTGAACACGATGCGGACCAGTACGCGGGTTTGCTGGATCTCGCCCGCCGCCTGGGACTGAATGGCACCGCTGCGCGTGACCTGTCGGGCAAGTTTGGTGTGCTGGCGCAGACCCAATGGTCCAACGCCTGGCAAGCGCAGATCGTCAGCAGCGCCCGCGAACTGCCCCAAGCACTTGATGCCCTGATCAGCGCTGCTGAAAGAATACTGGCGTTGACGCACTTGTCGTTGCCGGTAACGGAAGTGGCGCACCTTCAACAGCTGAATGATCTGGCCGGTCTGCTCGTTGAATGCCACGGCCTGAACCTGTCGTTCGCCTTCGCGCCGGATGCCATTGCGCGTATCGAAGCCGGCCGGCACGCTTGCCAGTTGCTCGCCGATTACCGCGAGCTGGAGGAAAGTCTGTCGCTGAACTACGCCGACGAAGCCTGTCGCCGGGTTCCTGTCGAGGCCATGCGCAGGGACTGGCAAGAGGCCGAGGGCAAGTTCTGGTTCTTCGCTAACCTCGGCAAAAAGAAAGTCGCCACGCAGCTGGCTTTGGTGGGTGGTGCTGCGGGTTTGCCGGACGTGCCAGGCGATCTGCTGATCTTTGAACGTTTGCAGGCGCAATTGCTGGAGCTGGACAAGCTGGCTCCCGAATTGCAATCGATTCCCGGCTGGAACGGACTTGCCAGTGACAGCGCCCGCACGCTTAAAGCCGTGGTACTGGCGGAAAGTTTGCGTGCCCGGCTCAGGGCGCTGGTTGAGTCACCTGAGCAGTTGATCGCGTTGCGCAGTGCCGTGTCACGGTTGGTGATTGACGCCAATGACATGCTTGGCGCGGGCGGCCAGATCGCTACGGCACTGGCGACCTTGCAGCAGGCCGTGGCCCGCTACGATGACGCCGTCCGGCTATTTGCCGAGCTGGCCGTGACCCAAAGCGAAATGCTGCCGAGCGTTGCCGAGCTTCGTGCGACGTGTGCCGCTATTGAGCAACAGGAAGGACAGCTCAAGGCGTGGTGCGACTGGTGCCGGGTCCGCGAGCAGGCGGGCGAAGCAGGGCTCGCGCCTTTGGCTCAGGCGCTGGAGCAGGGCAGCTTGCCGCCTTCGGCCATCGAAGCGACGTTTGTTACTGCGTATTCCCACTGGTTTGCCACAGTAGGCATTGATGGCGAGCCATTGCTGAGAACCTTCGTCGCTGCCGAGCATATGAGCGATATCGCCACGTTCAACCGTCTGGACGACGAGCTGGCGAAACTCACCGTGCGCTACATTCGCGCAAAGCTGTGTGGCCTGATTCCGTCGAAGAACGACATTGCCAAGAACAGCGGCTTCGCCATTCTCAAGCATGAGCTGCAAAAGTCCCGGCGGCATAAACCGGTGCGTCAGCTGGCCATCGAGATGGGCGATGCGCTGAACCGGCTGGCGCCGTGCATGCTCATGAGTCCGCTGTCGATTGCCCAGTTCCTGCCGGCCGATCAGCCGCCGTTCGATCTGGTGATCTTTGACGAGGCGTCACAGATCGCGCCCTGGGACGCCGTCGGCTCCATCGCGCGGGGCAAACAGGTGGTCATTGCCGGTGACCCACGCCAGATGCCGCCAACCAATTTCTTCAACCGCAGTGCAAATGCCGAGGACGACGACACGGCCGAAGACATGGAAAGCATTCTCGACGAATGCCTGGGTGCCGGTGTGCCAAGTCACAGCCTCAGCTGGCACTACCGCAGCCGCCATGAAAGCCTGATCGCGTTTTCCAACCACCGTTATTACGACAGCAGCCTGATCACCTTTCCGGCCGCTGAAACCCGGGCCAGCGCGGTCGAGTGGCGGCGTGTCGAAGGTGTTTATGCCAAGGGCAAGGGGCGTTGCAATCAGGTGGAGGCCGAGGCCATCGTTCAGGAAACGGTCAAGCGTCTGACTGATCCGGTGTTCATTGCTGCGGGTTATTCAATCGGCATCATCACGCTGAACTCCGATCAGCAGAAGCTCATTAACGACCTGATGGACGCTGCCCGTCAGCAATACCCGCAGATCGAACCCTTCTTTCAGGACAGCCAGACTGAACCGGTTGTGGTGAAGAACCTGGAAACGGTACAGGGCGACGAGCGCGATCTGATCATGCTCGGCATTGGTTACGGACCTACCGAGCCGGGTGCGCCAGTGATGTCGATGAACTTCGGGCCACTGAACAAGGACGGCGGCTGGCGGCGCTTGAACGTCGCCATTACCCGTTCGCGTCGCGAGATGCTGGTGTTCTCGTCCTTCGATCCGTCGATGATCGATCTCAATCGCACCAACGCTCGCGCGGTGCGGGATCTCAAACACTTCATCGAATTTGCCCAGCGCGGCCCGAGGGCATTGGCCGAGGCGGTGCAGGGTTCGGTGGGCAGCTACGATTCGCCGTTCGAGGAAGCTGTGGCGCAAGGGCTGCGTCGGATGGGCTGGCAGGTGGTGCCGCAGATCGGCGTGTCACGTTTCCGCATTGATCTGGGGATTGTTCATCCCGACCGTCCGGGCGATTACCTCGCGGGTGTCGAATGCGACGGCGCGACCTATCACAGCGCGGCAACCGCCCGTGACCGCGACAAGGTGCGCGGGGCGATTCTGCGCGGTCTAGGTTGGGATTTGCTGCGGTTGTGGTCCACCGAATGGTGGGTCGACAAGGAAGGTGCTTTGCAGCGGTTGCATGCTGAGTTGAGCGATTTGCTGGAGCAATCGAGGGATGTGCCAGTCGCGCAGCACGTCGATTTTCCCGAGCCACTGGAGGTCAACGTGGAACCCGCTGCAACACCATGA
- the dctA gene encoding C4-dicarboxylate transporter DctA, translated as MTKIISSSITDTRTSPIARKPIYQHLYIQVLAAIALGIVLGHYAPSVGEQMKPLGDTFIKLIKMLIAPIIFCTVVSGIASMQNLKRIGRVGLKAIIYFEVLTTLALIIGLIGVNLLKPGAGMHIDPATLDATAIAGYAKAAHDQSVVGFLMHIVPTTVFGAFAEGDILQVLFISILFAFALQLMGDLGRPLLNIIDLVAGAFFRMLKIVMYVAPLGAFGGMAFTVGKYGVGSLAAYGNLLICYYVTAAVFVFVVLNLVAKLAGFSLWKFLKYIHEELVLVLGTSSSESALPRLMGKLEKLGCDKSTVGLVVPSGYCFNLDGSCINMTVLAIFIAQALDIDVSLYHQITLLFILLLTSKGAASVTGGAFITLAATLGSMDIIPAAGLVLVLGVYRFISEGGALINVIGNGVATIFIARWDGVLDREQLKRELG; from the coding sequence ATGACAAAAATAATCAGCTCTTCAATTACCGATACCCGTACTTCACCTATCGCCCGCAAGCCGATTTACCAACACTTATATATTCAGGTGCTCGCAGCCATTGCCCTGGGAATTGTACTGGGGCATTACGCGCCGTCTGTTGGCGAACAAATGAAACCGCTGGGCGATACCTTCATCAAACTGATCAAGATGCTGATTGCGCCCATTATCTTCTGCACCGTGGTAAGTGGTATTGCCAGTATGCAGAATCTGAAACGCATCGGCCGCGTTGGTTTAAAGGCGATCATTTACTTTGAAGTTCTGACGACCCTTGCATTGATTATCGGTTTGATCGGTGTGAACCTGCTCAAGCCGGGCGCCGGGATGCATATCGACCCGGCAACGCTGGATGCAACGGCCATCGCCGGTTACGCCAAGGCCGCTCATGATCAAAGTGTTGTGGGCTTCCTGATGCATATCGTTCCGACGACCGTGTTCGGTGCCTTCGCCGAGGGTGACATCCTCCAGGTACTGTTTATCTCGATCCTGTTTGCTTTCGCGTTGCAGTTGATGGGCGATTTAGGCAGGCCTTTGTTGAACATTATTGATCTGGTTGCCGGTGCGTTTTTTCGAATGCTCAAGATCGTCATGTATGTGGCGCCGCTGGGGGCATTCGGCGGGATGGCATTTACCGTGGGCAAGTACGGCGTTGGGTCGCTGGCCGCTTATGGCAACTTGTTGATCTGTTATTACGTGACTGCCGCTGTGTTTGTCTTCGTTGTCTTGAATCTGGTGGCGAAACTGGCCGGCTTCAGTTTGTGGAAGTTTCTTAAATACATTCACGAAGAACTGGTTCTGGTACTGGGTACTTCGTCATCTGAATCAGCGCTGCCCAGGCTGATGGGCAAACTCGAGAAACTGGGCTGTGACAAATCGACAGTCGGACTGGTAGTCCCGTCCGGGTATTGCTTCAATCTGGACGGCAGCTGCATCAACATGACCGTGCTCGCGATATTCATCGCTCAGGCGTTGGACATTGATGTTTCCCTTTACCATCAAATCACCTTGCTGTTCATCCTGCTGCTGACGTCCAAAGGTGCCGCCAGCGTGACCGGCGGGGCGTTCATAACCCTGGCGGCGACCTTGGGCTCGATGGACATCATTCCGGCAGCAGGGCTGGTGCTGGTGCTTGGCGTTTACCGCTTCATTTCCGAAGGCGGCGCGCTGATCAACGTCATAGGCAACGGCGTTGCCACTATTTTTATCGCTCGCTGGGATGGCGTGCTGGATCGCGAGCAGCTCAAGCGCGAATTGGGCTAG
- a CDS encoding LysR family transcriptional regulator gives MINPLHIDLLSLRLLVVAADTGNLTKAADQTNMSVSAASKRLAELERTTQCALFVRLPRGLALTAAGQGIAEHARFILEGVQRMACDASDYAVGVRGHVRLFANTSAVIQFLPNDLATFLASNPNVRIGLEEALSDAIIQAVAEGSADIGIFADNAPADALHKRPYRTDQLVALVPTDHPLAARESVAFVDTLEYDYVALNQGSSLLRRISDAAVNAGKMLKVRIQVSSFDGICRMIEAGLGIGILPLASVRPGLLGRKLCAIPLTDEWAIRTLFVGVSKDTKLPPEAANLFEYLSQVEPLSNGE, from the coding sequence ATGATCAATCCCCTGCACATTGACCTGCTGTCCCTCAGGCTGCTGGTGGTCGCGGCAGATACCGGCAACCTGACCAAGGCCGCTGATCAAACCAACATGAGTGTTTCAGCGGCCAGCAAGCGATTGGCAGAACTGGAGCGCACGACGCAATGTGCGTTATTTGTCCGCCTGCCGCGCGGTCTGGCGCTGACGGCGGCTGGCCAGGGTATCGCCGAACATGCCCGGTTCATCCTGGAAGGCGTGCAGCGTATGGCCTGTGACGCCAGCGACTACGCGGTCGGGGTTCGCGGGCACGTGCGCCTGTTTGCCAACACCTCGGCGGTCATCCAGTTTTTACCCAACGACCTGGCCACCTTCCTGGCATCCAATCCCAATGTGCGGATTGGATTGGAGGAGGCCTTGAGCGATGCGATCATCCAGGCGGTCGCCGAAGGCAGCGCCGATATCGGTATCTTCGCCGACAACGCGCCTGCCGATGCGCTGCACAAACGGCCCTACCGTACAGACCAACTAGTCGCGCTGGTGCCCACTGATCATCCATTGGCGGCGCGGGAGAGCGTTGCGTTTGTGGACACGCTGGAATACGACTATGTGGCGCTCAATCAGGGCAGTTCATTGCTCAGGCGAATCAGCGACGCGGCGGTCAACGCTGGAAAAATGCTCAAGGTGCGCATTCAAGTGAGCAGTTTCGACGGCATCTGCCGAATGATCGAGGCAGGCCTGGGCATCGGAATTCTGCCGTTGGCATCGGTCCGGCCAGGCCTTCTTGGGCGCAAGCTGTGCGCCATCCCCCTGACTGATGAATGGGCGATCAGGACGCTGTTCGTGGGTGTGAGCAAAGACACGAAGCTTCCGCCGGAAGCTGCGAATCTGTTCGAATACCTGAGCCAGGTCGAACCGCTTTCTAACGGCGAATAG
- a CDS encoding CoA transferase, which produces MSLPLDGIKVVEMGQLIAGPFAAKILAEFGAEVIKIEPPLTGDPLRKWRLIHNDTSVWWAAQSRNKQSVTLDLRQVEAQEMVRRLVKDADVLIENFRPGTLEGWGLGWETLHELNPKLIMLRVSGYGQTGPYRDRPGFGVIGEAMGGLRHLSGEPGRTPVRVGVSIGDSLAALHGVIGVLLALRHREQNHGNGQQVDVALYESVFNMMESLMPEYSVFQSIRQPAGSSLPGIAPTNAYRCNDGKFALIAGNGDSIYRRLMEKIERPDLAADPALEQNDGRVKHVARIDAAISAWTAERSLDEVLLALNEARIPAGKIYDAADIASDPHYLARDMLLQSTLDDGTPVTLPGIVPKLQITPGQVRTPAPSLGQHTDSVLEAHGVDADTRADWRSRGII; this is translated from the coding sequence ATGAGCCTACCCCTGGATGGCATCAAAGTAGTCGAGATGGGGCAACTGATTGCCGGCCCCTTCGCCGCGAAAATCCTCGCCGAGTTCGGCGCCGAGGTGATCAAGATCGAGCCGCCGCTGACCGGTGATCCATTGCGCAAGTGGCGCCTCATTCATAACGACACTTCAGTGTGGTGGGCGGCGCAGTCGCGTAACAAACAGTCGGTCACGCTGGATCTGCGCCAGGTGGAAGCGCAAGAGATGGTACGGCGGCTCGTCAAGGACGCCGATGTGCTGATCGAGAACTTCCGGCCCGGGACGCTGGAAGGTTGGGGGCTGGGTTGGGAAACCCTGCACGAACTCAACCCGAAGCTCATCATGCTGCGGGTGTCCGGCTACGGCCAGACAGGACCATACCGCGACCGACCGGGATTTGGCGTCATCGGTGAGGCAATGGGTGGCTTGCGGCACCTTTCCGGCGAGCCCGGTCGTACCCCCGTGAGGGTCGGCGTTTCCATCGGCGATTCTCTCGCAGCGCTGCACGGCGTCATCGGCGTGCTCCTGGCGTTGCGTCATCGTGAACAAAACCACGGCAACGGCCAGCAGGTTGACGTCGCTCTATACGAATCTGTGTTCAACATGATGGAAAGCCTGATGCCGGAATATTCGGTATTCCAGAGCATTCGCCAGCCCGCCGGCAGCAGCCTGCCGGGCATCGCTCCCACCAACGCCTATCGCTGCAATGACGGGAAGTTCGCGCTGATTGCCGGCAACGGTGACAGCATCTACCGCCGCTTGATGGAGAAGATTGAGCGCCCGGATCTGGCGGCTGATCCTGCGCTGGAGCAGAACGACGGTCGCGTCAAACATGTCGCGCGGATCGACGCAGCGATATCGGCCTGGACCGCTGAGCGCTCCCTCGACGAAGTGCTGCTGGCACTTAACGAAGCGCGAATTCCTGCGGGCAAGATCTACGACGCAGCGGATATAGCCAGCGACCCCCACTACCTGGCACGCGACATGTTGCTGCAAAGCACGCTCGACGATGGCACCCCGGTGACGCTGCCCGGCATCGTGCCGAAATTGCAGATCACGCCCGGACAGGTGCGCACCCCGGCGCCCAGCCTGGGACAGCACACCGATTCGGTGCTTGAAGCTCACGGCGTCGACGCCGACACCCGTGCCGACTGGCGCAGCCGCGGCATCATTTGA
- a CDS encoding D-2-hydroxyacid dehydrogenase — MNIVFLDSASLPCALPRPPAASSWTEHDATSPDDVVTALSGAEVAITNKVRITRTALEQLPQLKLICVAATGYDCIDLAACRDAAVTVSNVPAYSAVSVAESVIGSIFVLRRHLLAYRQAAVEQWPGSAHFCVHDQPVLDVEGATLGIVGRGDIGSRVARLAKALNLKVLFAEHRGAATVRAGYQAFTDVLEQADILTLHCPLTPQTHHLIGAPEIARMKTGAILINTARGPLVEESAVLAGLQSGKLGGAALDVLEVEPPPANHPLLRCNHPDLLITPHVGWASQSSVERLKTVLLKNIAAYAEGKPVNVVS; from the coding sequence ATGAACATAGTCTTTCTTGACAGCGCGAGTCTGCCTTGCGCTCTACCACGCCCGCCAGCCGCATCGAGCTGGACCGAGCATGACGCGACCTCGCCAGACGATGTGGTCACAGCGCTCTCTGGGGCTGAGGTCGCCATTACCAACAAGGTCAGGATCACCAGGACGGCACTAGAGCAACTGCCACAGCTGAAGCTTATCTGCGTGGCAGCCACTGGATATGACTGTATCGATCTCGCGGCTTGCCGTGACGCGGCGGTCACGGTCAGCAATGTGCCTGCGTATTCCGCTGTCAGTGTGGCGGAATCGGTCATCGGCTCCATATTCGTCCTGCGCAGACATCTGCTGGCCTATCGACAGGCCGCTGTCGAGCAATGGCCTGGATCGGCGCATTTCTGCGTCCATGACCAGCCGGTGCTTGACGTGGAAGGTGCAACGCTGGGGATCGTCGGGCGCGGCGATATTGGCAGTCGTGTCGCGCGTCTGGCCAAGGCGCTGAACCTGAAAGTACTGTTCGCCGAGCACCGTGGCGCGGCGACGGTCCGCGCCGGTTACCAGGCATTTACAGACGTGCTGGAGCAGGCCGACATATTGACGCTGCATTGCCCGTTGACGCCTCAGACACATCACTTGATCGGGGCGCCGGAAATCGCGCGCATGAAGACCGGCGCAATCCTGATCAACACCGCCCGTGGTCCGTTGGTTGAGGAGAGCGCTGTGTTGGCCGGCCTTCAGAGCGGGAAGCTGGGCGGCGCTGCGCTGGATGTGCTTGAGGTTGAGCCGCCGCCAGCCAACCACCCGCTCTTGCGTTGCAATCATCCCGATCTGTTGATTACCCCGCACGTAGGCTGGGCCAGTCAGAGCAGCGTCGAACGGCTCAAGACCGTTCTCCTGAAAAATATCGCGGCTTATGCAGAGGGCAAACCAGTCAACGTGGTGTCCTGA
- a CDS encoding VOC family protein, with translation MIAHLDHLVLTTCDVDACKDFYTRVLALRMETFGNGRLAFHFGEQKINVHVRGHEIEPKAHLPVPGSLDICLIASHGLQRVIEHLNAQGWPILEGPVQRTGATGPIRSVYVRDPDLNLIEIAEKA, from the coding sequence ATGATTGCCCATCTCGACCACCTGGTACTGACGACCTGCGATGTCGATGCCTGCAAGGACTTCTATACCCGCGTGCTGGCCCTGCGTATGGAGACTTTCGGCAATGGCCGGCTGGCGTTTCATTTTGGCGAGCAAAAAATCAATGTGCATGTCCGTGGCCATGAAATCGAACCCAAGGCCCACTTGCCGGTGCCCGGCTCGCTGGATATCTGCCTGATCGCCAGTCACGGGCTGCAGCGCGTGATCGAACACTTGAACGCGCAGGGCTGGCCAATTCTGGAAGGGCCGGTGCAACGCACCGGAGCGACGGGGCCCATTCGGTCGGTGTACGTCCGTGACCCTGATTTGAATCTGATCGAGATCGCCGAAAAGGCATGA
- a CDS encoding hydroxymethylglutaryl-CoA lyase — translation MKRLFMQEVATRDGFQNEAVFIETADKITLINQLSECGYAKIEVTSFTSPKAIPSLRDAEAVMHGISRKPGVEYTVLVPNVRGAERALGCGIDEANLVMSVSEPHNRSNLRMTREQSFSQLSEVIGVIGQGPVAINVSLSTVFGCPMQGEVAADEVLRWVDRFANLGVRGVTLCDTTGMAFPSQVRELSRAVIERFPELQLTLHFHNTRGMALANALGALEAGIDRFDSSLGGLGGCPYAPGASGNVCTEDLVHMLQLMGYDTGLDLDRVLAASALLPGLIGHETPSQILKAGRRLDLHPIPEHVHTLSKQLPSNSAERIS, via the coding sequence ATGAAACGGCTTTTCATGCAGGAAGTCGCGACCCGCGACGGCTTTCAAAACGAAGCGGTATTTATTGAGACCGCCGACAAAATCACCCTGATCAACCAGTTGAGTGAATGCGGTTACGCGAAAATCGAGGTCACGTCTTTTACCTCGCCCAAGGCGATTCCGTCGTTGCGTGATGCTGAAGCGGTGATGCACGGGATCAGCCGTAAACCCGGGGTCGAATACACCGTGCTGGTTCCAAACGTTCGCGGTGCCGAGCGCGCGCTTGGATGCGGTATCGATGAAGCCAACCTGGTGATGTCGGTCAGCGAGCCGCATAACCGTTCCAACCTGCGCATGACCCGGGAACAGTCTTTTTCTCAGCTGAGCGAAGTGATCGGCGTGATCGGGCAAGGTCCTGTGGCCATCAACGTTTCGCTCTCCACCGTGTTCGGTTGCCCGATGCAGGGTGAAGTCGCCGCTGACGAGGTGCTGCGCTGGGTTGATCGCTTCGCGAATCTGGGCGTGCGCGGCGTCACATTGTGCGACACCACCGGGATGGCTTTTCCATCGCAGGTCCGCGAACTTTCCCGAGCGGTTATCGAACGCTTTCCTGAATTGCAATTGACCTTGCACTTCCACAATACCAGGGGCATGGCGCTGGCCAACGCACTGGGTGCGCTGGAAGCCGGGATTGATCGTTTTGACTCATCGCTGGGCGGTCTTGGCGGTTGCCCTTACGCACCCGGCGCAAGCGGCAACGTCTGCACAGAAGACCTGGTGCATATGCTCCAGCTGATGGGTTATGACACGGGTCTTGATCTGGACCGGGTGTTGGCGGCTTCCGCGCTGCTGCCAGGTCTGATCGGCCATGAAACTCCAAGTCAGATTCTCAAGGCAGGTCGTCGGCTGGACCTCCATCCGATCCCGGAGCACGTCCATACGCTCAGCAAACAGCTGCCTTCGAACTCAGCGGAGCGCATTTCATGA